One window from the genome of Garra rufa chromosome 1, GarRuf1.0, whole genome shotgun sequence encodes:
- the LOC141289199 gene encoding GTPase IMAP family member 8-like → MNASMSKLLLGINTPMSSEVCVSREVELHDRLIYLVELPALNRLSEEEVKRETLHCVSLCHPGVHAFFLIVPIAQLTKEERSGIEKIQKVFDSFEHFILLFITSSSVKEHATDFIKNSPESQSLISVYGGRYRVMRLNDPENSRQIPDLLDYIENMTTEPYSLQMYVKAQENRVRFETKEDLRKMEIENQNLQTEVGRSCPEVDRPISSDLTIVLLGKSVSENNRVGNFILGEDIFDSEPTSVDRKLYQPRQKAGEGYKDRLVSIINSPQLLQPHVSSGQITQTVRECVNMSAPGPHVFILVLQHNDFTEEDRYRVKHVLEEFSGEAIKHTIVITTDEETYTSMISSYFVNKSIPQLIKDCGGRHLKFDENKTGWQSEIFKMVDEKVTGDLEEYLTCNICCDVKEPSLDKEQSRPEEENKESSYHRDDGEPEEAQKESNEGCFPTVVKAVGFSND, encoded by the exons ATGAATGCTTCTATGTCAAAACTTTTACTGGGGATAAACACACCCATGTCATCAGAAGTATGTGTGTCGAGAGAAGTGGAGCTTCATGATCGTCTGATCTATCTGGTGGAGCTTCCAGCTCTAAATCGTCTCTCAGAAGAGGAAGTGAAGCGTGAAACGCTCCACTGTGTGTCTCTCTGTCATCCTGGAGTTCACGCTTTCTTCCTTATAGTTCCTATTGCTCAACTTACCAAGGAAGAAAGATCAGGAATAGAGAAGATCCAGAAGGTATTTGACTCTTTTGAGCATTTCATTCTGCTCTTCATTACAAGTTCCTCTGTTAAAGAACATGcaacagatttcataaaaaacagCCCAGAATCTCAGAGTTTAATCAGTGTTTATGGGGGTCGATACAGAGTGATGAGATTAAACGATCCTGAAAACTCAAGACAGATCCCAGATCTTCTGGATTATATAGAGAACATGACGACTGAACCATATTCACTTCAGATGTATGTGAAAGCTCAAGAGAACAGAGTCAGATTTGAAACAAAGGAAGACCTGAGGAAAATGGAGATTGAAAACCAGAACCTTCAGACAGAGG TGGGCAGAAGTTGTCCGGAAGTTGATCGTCCCATCA GTTCTGATCTGACGATTGTTCTGCTTGGAAAGAGTGTGTCAGAAAACAATCGAGTGGGGAACTTCATATTAGGGGAAGATATATTTGATAGTGAACCTACTTCAGTGGACAGGAAGCTCTATCAACCCAGGCAGAAAGCTGGCGAGGGATATAAAGACAGACTTGTGAGCATTATCAACAGTCCTCAGCTGCTCCAGCCACATGTGTCATCTGGTCAAATAACACAGACAGTGAGAGAGTGTGTGAACATGTCAGCTCCAGGACCTCATGTGTTCATACTCGTACTACAGCACAATGACTTCACTGAAGAGGACAGGTACAGAGTGAAGCATGTGCTAGAAGAATTCAGTGGTGAAGCCATTAAACACACTATAGTGATCACGACGGATGAAGAGACATACACATCAATGATTAGTTCTTATTTCGTGAATAAATCGATTCCTCAGTTAATAAAGGATTGTGGAGGAAGACATTTGAAGTTTGATGAAAATAAAACAGGATGGCAATCTGAGATATTCAAAATGGTTGATGAGAAAGTCACAGGAGATTTAGAAGAATATCTCACATGCAACATATGTTGTGATGTTAAAGAACCATCGTTGGATAAAGAGCAGAGTCGCCCAGAAGAAGAAAATAAGGAGAGTTCTTACCACAGAGATGATGGAGAACCTGAGGAGGCACAGAAAGAAAGTAATGAAg GTTGTTTCCCTACGGTGGTTAAGGCTGTAGGATTTTCTAATGACTAA